From a single Fusobacterium sp. IOR10 genomic region:
- a CDS encoding sodium:solute symporter, translating into MNSTQMTALIIIFIYMGVTVCIGLFVSRKKSKEIQSNDDFLMASKSLGPVVLAGTLFAANTGGASTTGIATNVYQYGLSASWYVIASGIGFVLVSFIAPYFRRSQSNTLPDIINKRYGKASHIFTAFTSILALFMATGAQIIATASIINVVTGFNFETAAIVSTVVVIIYTMFGGFKSVTAANLMHVFFITIGMTIAMFAMVNNENVGGFTNLFEKAKLMTDINGTNMDILSFTKIGATTIFGYIAMYFMTFPTGQEIVQTYCSAKDGKSAKLGSILAGIVSSIYAIIPVIIGLLAYVCIDGYALGGSQKNALAQATINFAPPILAGIVLAAIVAATMSSASGNMIGTATMFTNDIFIPYINKGIKDNKKEIFISKITMLIVGSVGLLIAIKASNIINVMMGAFALRSAGPFAAFICGIFYKKVTKNAGFISMISGTLVAFVWIYVLKNPYKLNAMIPGGLVAFIVIFAVSAIEIKAGVEPAPEIEFDNK; encoded by the coding sequence ATGAATAGCACTCAAATGACAGCATTAATAATTATATTTATTTATATGGGGGTAACAGTTTGCATAGGACTTTTTGTTTCTAGAAAAAAATCAAAAGAAATACAAAGTAATGATGATTTTTTAATGGCCAGTAAATCTTTGGGACCAGTTGTTCTTGCAGGAACATTATTTGCAGCAAATACAGGAGGAGCTAGTACTACTGGAATAGCAACCAACGTTTATCAATATGGATTATCAGCTTCTTGGTATGTTATAGCCAGTGGGATAGGTTTTGTTTTAGTATCATTTATAGCACCTTATTTTAGAAGATCCCAATCAAATACATTACCAGATATTATTAATAAAAGATATGGAAAGGCATCTCATATTTTTACAGCCTTTACATCAATTTTAGCTTTATTTATGGCTACAGGAGCTCAAATTATAGCAACAGCTTCTATAATAAATGTTGTAACTGGTTTCAATTTTGAAACAGCAGCTATTGTAAGTACAGTAGTTGTTATAATTTATACAATGTTTGGTGGATTTAAGTCTGTTACAGCTGCAAATCTAATGCATGTATTTTTTATAACTATAGGTATGACAATTGCAATGTTTGCAATGGTTAACAACGAGAATGTTGGTGGATTTACTAATTTGTTTGAAAAGGCTAAATTAATGACAGATATAAATGGAACAAACATGGACATACTTAGTTTTACTAAAATAGGTGCAACTACTATCTTCGGATATATTGCAATGTATTTTATGACTTTCCCCACAGGACAAGAAATAGTTCAAACATATTGTTCTGCAAAAGATGGTAAATCAGCTAAATTAGGTTCTATTCTAGCAGGAATAGTTTCTAGTATTTATGCAATTATTCCAGTAATAATAGGACTTTTAGCCTATGTTTGTATTGATGGGTATGCTTTAGGTGGATCTCAAAAAAATGCTCTAGCTCAAGCTACAATAAATTTTGCCCCTCCTATTCTTGCAGGAATAGTTCTTGCTGCTATTGTAGCTGCTACAATGAGTAGCGCTTCTGGAAATATGATAGGAACTGCTACAATGTTTACAAATGATATTTTTATTCCTTATATTAATAAAGGAATAAAAGATAATAAAAAGGAAATTTTTATTTCAAAAATAACAATGTTAATTGTAGGAAGTGTAGGTCTATTAATAGCTATTAAAGCAAGTAATATAATTAATGTAATGATGGGAGCCTTTGCACTTAGAAGTGCTGGTCCTTTTGCAGCTTTCATATGCGGTATTTTTTATAAAAAAGTTACAAAAAATGCAGGATTTATATCAATGATATCTGGAACATTAGTAGCATTTGTTTGGATTTATGTATTAAAAAATCCTTATAAATTAAATGCAATGATTCCAGGAGGATTAGTAGCATTTATAGTAATATTTGCAGTTTCTGCTATTGAAATAAAAGCAGGAGTAGAACCAGCACCAGAGATTGAATTTGATAATAAATAA